A single region of the Actinoplanes sp. SE50/110 genome encodes:
- a CDS encoding hemolysin family protein, protein MDGLLLTAVLPLAAFALLTAGNAFFVAAEFGLVTVDRAEIDQRAAEGDRRARTVRTALHSLSFQLSGAQLGITLTALLTGYLAEPALSRLIMPAVEPVAGAAAETVTHVLALVVATLVSMLFGELVPKNAALARPMGLALATAGPLRGFSRLFKFMIAALNGTANWLVRRIGVEPQEELASARSPEELGLLAAISARAGALPTETATLMRRTIRFGEKRAAKAMTPRVDVVGLKTTASVADLITVARETGHTRFPVYENTLDVVTGVAGVNDALGVPPERRAATRVSVLAREPVYVPESLGLDKVLAALRAADADLAIVVDEYGGTDGVVSVEDLIEELVGEIADEYDTELDETGTAELTAPGGEKTYLVDGLLREDEVLEQTGFALPEGPYETLAGFLLARLGHIPVVGESLEEHGWEFTVMEVDRHRIEQVRVVAPPEEPADD, encoded by the coding sequence ATGGACGGCCTGCTCCTGACCGCGGTGCTCCCGTTGGCGGCTTTCGCGCTGCTGACGGCGGGCAACGCGTTTTTCGTGGCCGCCGAGTTCGGGCTGGTCACTGTCGACCGGGCGGAGATCGACCAGCGTGCCGCGGAGGGTGACCGCCGGGCCCGGACGGTCCGGACCGCACTGCACTCGTTGTCTTTCCAGCTCTCCGGCGCCCAGCTCGGCATCACACTGACCGCACTGCTGACCGGCTATCTCGCCGAGCCGGCCCTGTCCCGGCTGATCATGCCGGCGGTGGAGCCGGTCGCGGGGGCCGCCGCGGAGACCGTCACGCACGTCCTCGCCCTGGTCGTCGCCACCCTGGTGTCGATGCTCTTCGGTGAGCTGGTGCCGAAGAACGCCGCGCTGGCCCGCCCGATGGGTCTCGCGCTGGCCACCGCGGGCCCGCTGCGCGGCTTCTCCCGGCTCTTCAAGTTCATGATCGCCGCGCTCAACGGAACGGCGAACTGGCTGGTCCGCCGGATCGGCGTCGAGCCGCAGGAGGAGCTGGCCAGCGCCCGCTCGCCGGAGGAGCTGGGGCTGCTCGCGGCGATCAGCGCCCGGGCCGGCGCGCTGCCCACCGAGACCGCGACGCTGATGCGCCGCACCATCCGGTTCGGTGAGAAACGCGCGGCCAAGGCGATGACCCCGCGGGTCGACGTGGTGGGGTTGAAAACCACGGCGAGCGTCGCCGACCTGATCACGGTGGCCCGGGAGACCGGGCACACCCGATTTCCGGTGTACGAGAACACCCTCGACGTGGTGACCGGCGTGGCCGGGGTGAACGACGCGCTCGGCGTGCCACCCGAACGCCGCGCCGCGACCCGGGTGTCGGTGCTCGCCCGGGAGCCGGTCTACGTACCGGAGAGCCTCGGTCTGGACAAGGTGCTCGCCGCGCTGCGGGCCGCGGACGCCGACCTGGCGATCGTGGTCGACGAGTACGGCGGCACCGACGGCGTCGTCTCCGTCGAGGACCTGATCGAGGAGCTGGTCGGCGAGATCGCCGACGAGTACGACACCGAGCTCGACGAGACCGGCACCGCCGAGCTGACCGCCCCCGGCGGGGAGAAGACCTACCTGGTCGACGGCCTCCTGCGGGAGGACGAGGTGCTGGAGCAGACCGGGTTCGCGCTGCCCGAGGGGCCGTACGAGACGCTGGCCGGCTTCCTGCTGGCCCGGCTCGGGCACATCCCGGTGGTCGGTGAGTCGCTGGAGGAGCACGGGTGGGAGTTCACCGTGATGGAGGTCGACCGGCACCGGATCGAACAGGTCCGGGTCGTGGCCCCGCCCGAGGAGCCGGCCGATGACTAA
- a CDS encoding CNNM domain-containing protein, producing MTNVLITVLLLLGNGLFVGGEFALIASRRTAIEPLAATSKAARWALSAMNQIPLMIAGAQLGITICSLTLGAIAEKALAQVLQSHFQTVHLPERAAHPVALVLALVVVVFLHTVVGEMVPKNITLAGPERSALILGPFMLAFCTATKPLLIAMRWASRTVLRLWKIEATDAVKTVFTAEELAGMVTQARSEGLLGSEQYARIHAALGLNNRTAADTLLSWSRVTTVAADVSPATLEAVATRSGRSRFPVVQRDTRRVLGFVHVKDILGYSGAQRRLPIPAEVIRPLAVVAPERSLAELLLTMRRDRLHIVLVSDGRRPLGVITLDDVLHAVIGERSHAAAHSAPVVARPR from the coding sequence ATGACTAACGTGCTGATCACGGTGCTGCTGCTGCTCGGTAACGGACTTTTCGTCGGCGGCGAGTTCGCGCTGATCGCCTCCCGGCGCACCGCGATCGAGCCGCTGGCCGCCACCTCCAAGGCCGCGCGCTGGGCGCTGTCCGCGATGAACCAGATCCCGCTGATGATCGCCGGGGCGCAGCTGGGCATCACCATCTGCTCGCTGACCCTCGGCGCGATCGCCGAGAAGGCGCTGGCCCAGGTGCTGCAGAGCCATTTCCAGACGGTTCACCTGCCGGAGCGGGCGGCGCACCCGGTCGCGCTCGTGCTCGCCCTGGTCGTCGTCGTGTTCCTGCACACGGTGGTCGGCGAGATGGTGCCGAAGAACATCACGCTGGCCGGGCCGGAACGCTCGGCGCTCATCCTCGGCCCGTTCATGCTGGCCTTCTGCACGGCCACCAAACCGCTGCTGATCGCGATGCGCTGGGCGTCCCGGACCGTGCTGCGGCTGTGGAAGATCGAGGCCACCGACGCGGTGAAGACCGTCTTCACCGCCGAGGAGCTGGCCGGGATGGTCACCCAGGCGCGCAGCGAGGGGCTGCTGGGCTCGGAGCAGTACGCCCGGATCCATGCGGCGCTCGGGCTGAACAACCGGACCGCCGCGGACACCCTGCTGTCCTGGTCGCGGGTGACGACGGTGGCGGCGGACGTGTCGCCGGCGACGCTGGAGGCGGTGGCGACACGGAGTGGGCGGTCGCGCTTTCCGGTGGTGCAGCGGGACACCCGGCGGGTGCTCGGGTTCGTGCACGTGAAAGACATCCTCGGGTATTCGGGGGCGCAGCGGCGGCTGCCCATTCCGGCGGAAGTGATCCGGCCGCTGGCGGTGGTGGCTCCGGAGCGCAGCCTGGCCGAGCTGCTGCTGACGATGCGGCGGGATCGGCTGCACATCGTGCTGGTGAGCGACGGGCGGCGGCCGCTCGGGGTGATCACGCTGGATGACGTGCTGCACGCGGTGATCGGGGAGCGGTCGCATGCCGCGGCGCACTCGGCGCCGGTGGTGGCGCGGCCGCGCTGA
- a CDS encoding laminin G domain-containing protein → MHHSRRRAHSFGALSTTLLLGSLLLLAPRPGTPAIGGPAIRLATPPAAGVLPNATRFPLPADLGRVQTASAPVSLRYDFDGGVGKPIEDTGGGHELRPLGQNGGELRLVPEGSGLAVAYPDRCTLARERDCPRAILEGQRDDTLNPGRRPLRYGASVLMTHADLADGANVVQKGYSVGGVSQFKLQVDHRQGHPSCVITGNRAHIYRAEPPIDVADGHWHDLECSRTEGRLALQVDGTPYASVPVPPSLSIANAEPLRVGGKGPARGNDQFAGEIDNVFLTIGP, encoded by the coding sequence ATGCATCACTCCCGGCGGCGTGCCCATTCGTTCGGCGCCCTGTCCACCACCCTCCTCCTGGGCAGCCTGCTCCTGCTGGCCCCCCGCCCCGGCACCCCGGCGATCGGCGGTCCGGCGATCCGCCTGGCCACCCCACCCGCGGCCGGCGTCCTGCCCAACGCCACCCGGTTCCCGTTGCCCGCCGACCTCGGCCGGGTGCAGACCGCCTCGGCCCCCGTCAGCCTGCGCTACGACTTCGACGGCGGCGTCGGCAAACCGATCGAGGACACCGGCGGCGGCCACGAATTGCGCCCGCTCGGCCAGAACGGCGGCGAGCTCCGCCTCGTACCGGAGGGAAGTGGCCTGGCCGTCGCCTACCCGGACCGGTGCACGCTGGCCCGGGAACGGGACTGCCCGCGGGCGATCCTGGAGGGTCAGCGCGACGACACCCTCAACCCGGGCCGCCGGCCGCTCCGCTACGGCGCCTCGGTGCTGATGACCCACGCCGATCTGGCCGACGGCGCGAACGTCGTCCAGAAAGGCTATTCGGTCGGCGGCGTCAGCCAGTTCAAGCTGCAGGTCGACCACCGGCAGGGGCACCCCAGCTGTGTGATCACCGGCAACCGGGCACACATCTACCGCGCCGAACCCCCGATCGACGTGGCCGACGGGCACTGGCACGACCTCGAGTGCAGTCGCACCGAAGGCAGGCTCGCCCTGCAGGTCGACGGCACCCCGTACGCGTCCGTCCCGGTCCCGCCCAGCCTGTCGATCGCCAACGCCGAACCCCTCCGGGTGGGTGGCAAGGGCCCGGCCCGAGGCAACGACCAGTTCGCCGGCGAGATCGACAACGTCTTCCTCACCATCGGCCCGTAG
- a CDS encoding pyridoxamine 5'-phosphate oxidase family protein: MASWSEFAAAAPSLAAGIRALLQQYGPGMGYLATVRPDGGPRVHPVSPVFAGSGLYCFLVDSPKRRDLERDPRYALHSYPPEESDDEAYLTGQAYPVHDPRTIAVIADALRASPDVDWRLFELSVESATLRHHGPAGALPLAAAPLLIPITQKWRSPQKSPRPLAMAG, encoded by the coding sequence ATGGCTTCCTGGTCCGAATTCGCCGCTGCCGCGCCCTCGCTCGCGGCCGGCATCCGTGCGCTCCTGCAGCAGTACGGCCCCGGCATGGGCTATCTCGCCACGGTCCGCCCCGACGGCGGCCCCCGCGTCCACCCGGTCTCCCCGGTCTTCGCCGGCAGCGGGCTCTACTGCTTCCTGGTCGACTCCCCGAAACGCCGGGACCTGGAGCGCGACCCCCGCTACGCCCTGCACTCCTACCCGCCGGAGGAGAGCGACGACGAGGCCTACCTGACCGGCCAGGCCTACCCGGTCCACGACCCCCGCACGATCGCCGTCATCGCCGACGCCCTCCGCGCCTCCCCCGACGTCGACTGGCGCCTCTTCGAGCTGAGCGTCGAGTCGGCCACCCTCCGCCACCACGGCCCGGCCGGCGCCCTCCCGTTGGCCGCCGCCCCGCTGCTCATCCCGATCACCCAGAAGTGGAGGTCCCCACAGAAGTCCCCCCGCCCCCTGGCCATGGCCGGCTGA
- the dcd gene encoding dCTP deaminase — translation MLLSDRDLVSEIKAGDLSLEPFEPSLMQPSSIDVRLDRFFRVFNNHLYTHIDPAEQQDELTAEVEVEDGQPFVLHPGEFVLASTLEVITLGQQLAARLEGKSSLGRLGLLTHSTAGFIDPGFSGHVTLELSNVANLPIKLWPGMKIGQLCIFRLSSPADHPYGSAVYGSRYQGQRGPTASRSALNFRTWPTR, via the coding sequence ATGCTGCTCTCCGACCGTGACCTGGTTTCCGAAATCAAAGCCGGGGATCTCTCGCTGGAGCCGTTCGAGCCGTCGCTCATGCAGCCGTCCAGTATCGACGTCCGCCTTGACCGATTTTTCCGGGTGTTCAACAACCACCTCTACACCCATATCGATCCGGCCGAGCAGCAGGACGAGCTCACCGCCGAGGTCGAGGTCGAGGACGGCCAGCCGTTCGTGCTGCACCCAGGCGAGTTCGTGCTGGCGTCGACGCTTGAGGTGATCACTCTCGGGCAGCAGCTCGCGGCGCGGCTTGAGGGCAAGAGCAGCCTGGGCCGGCTCGGGCTGCTCACGCACTCGACGGCCGGTTTCATCGATCCCGGCTTCTCCGGTCACGTCACGCTGGAGCTCTCCAATGTGGCCAATCTTCCGATCAAGCTCTGGCCGGGTATGAAGATCGGGCAGCTGTGCATCTTCCGCCTGTCCAGCCCCGCCGATCACCCGTACGGTTCGGCCGTCTACGGATCGCGCTACCAGGGCCAGCGCGGCCCGACCGCGAGCCGCTCGGCGCTGAATTTCCGCACGTGGCCCACCAGGTAA
- a CDS encoding YciI family protein, protein MISTYQKPLAEVDQARDEHMAFVTDLEERGLSVTAGRQDPPVGGVILLDVDTEAEAQELLAQDPYVVRGLATYAAVGWHPSRGALAGYQRRR, encoded by the coding sequence ATGATTTCGACGTACCAGAAACCGCTGGCCGAGGTCGACCAGGCGCGGGACGAGCACATGGCGTTCGTCACCGACCTGGAGGAGCGGGGCCTGTCGGTCACCGCGGGGCGGCAGGATCCGCCGGTGGGCGGGGTCATCCTGCTGGACGTGGACACCGAGGCCGAGGCCCAGGAGCTGCTCGCGCAGGATCCTTACGTGGTGCGGGGCCTGGCGACCTACGCCGCGGTGGGCTGGCACCCGAGCCGCGGCGCGCTCGCCGGTTACCAGCGTCGGCGCTGA
- a CDS encoding phosphoribosyltransferase: protein MTDDLRDRLRGAFRWTDPGPPADYLVSDRSGWWRDPVILDGLGPALADLFRADRPTVVVSPEVTGFLLGPLVARALGVGFVEAYRAGARRAIAEPMIWAEVPADHRGDIQHLGVRRERLAVDDRVLVVDDWAATGSQARGLRKLVGDRYIGTAVIVDECPPGVTAELTIRSLLSAADLEPIVECDAPQSDASPPR from the coding sequence GTGACCGACGATCTCCGTGACCGGCTGCGCGGCGCTTTCCGCTGGACCGACCCCGGGCCACCCGCCGACTATCTGGTCAGCGACCGCTCCGGATGGTGGCGCGATCCGGTGATCCTGGACGGACTCGGCCCGGCGCTGGCCGATCTCTTCCGCGCCGACCGGCCCACCGTCGTGGTGTCGCCCGAAGTCACCGGATTCCTGCTCGGACCGCTGGTCGCCCGGGCTCTCGGAGTCGGCTTCGTCGAGGCCTACCGGGCCGGCGCGCGCCGCGCCATCGCCGAGCCGATGATCTGGGCCGAGGTCCCGGCCGACCATCGAGGTGACATTCAACACTTGGGCGTACGACGTGAGCGCCTGGCCGTGGACGACCGGGTCCTGGTCGTGGACGACTGGGCGGCCACCGGCTCCCAGGCCCGCGGACTGCGGAAGCTGGTCGGCGACCGCTACATCGGAACCGCGGTGATCGTGGACGAGTGCCCGCCCGGGGTGACCGCCGAGCTCACCATCCGGAGTCTGCTCAGTGCGGCCGATCTGGAGCCCATCGTGGAGTGCGACGCGCCACAGTCGGACGCGTCGCCCCCGCGATGA
- a CDS encoding PP2C family protein-serine/threonine phosphatase: MLFGGTMPTFVPGRRPMSPGNRAGLGAAVVLLVIVSAVELASPRTVGYVGLFALVPVTAALFAVWQYVLGAGIAATLAGAIFVGRAGNAGPGVMVYLLGIMLATGIAVAAATMRQRQSDRIAELLQLASVAQQAVLRPIGPQVGSLAVSGRYISATAAADIGGDLYEALNTPYGVRIIIGDVRGKGLDAVRLASIVLGSYRHVAYERAELKAIVADLDRAVARSVGDEDFVTAALVEERGGTLTIVNCGHPAPLLLRRGLVIPLEPPAPAPPLGFMPEVKARVERLEPGDRLLLFTDGLGEARREGEFFPTADRAWRLLGHGTVGDGLASLETALVDWVRGRLEDDIALVLLEYAGPDAGASVPVPSWEVGAAGS; this comes from the coding sequence ATGCTGTTCGGCGGAACCATGCCTACCTTCGTGCCGGGCCGCCGCCCGATGAGCCCAGGGAACCGCGCCGGTCTCGGTGCGGCTGTCGTGCTGCTCGTGATCGTGTCCGCCGTGGAGCTGGCCAGCCCCCGCACGGTGGGTTACGTGGGCCTGTTCGCCCTGGTTCCGGTCACCGCCGCACTGTTCGCCGTCTGGCAGTACGTGCTGGGCGCCGGGATCGCGGCCACCCTGGCCGGCGCGATCTTCGTGGGGCGCGCCGGCAATGCCGGGCCGGGCGTCATGGTCTATCTGCTCGGCATCATGCTGGCGACCGGGATCGCGGTGGCCGCCGCCACCATGCGGCAGCGCCAGTCGGACCGGATCGCCGAGCTGCTGCAGCTGGCCTCGGTGGCCCAGCAGGCGGTGTTGCGCCCGATCGGCCCGCAGGTGGGCTCCTTGGCGGTCTCCGGGCGCTACATCTCGGCGACCGCCGCCGCGGACATCGGCGGTGACCTTTACGAGGCGCTGAACACGCCGTACGGGGTCCGGATCATCATCGGGGACGTGCGGGGCAAGGGCCTGGACGCGGTCCGCCTGGCCAGCATCGTCCTGGGCTCGTACCGGCATGTCGCCTACGAGCGTGCCGAGTTGAAGGCGATCGTGGCCGACCTGGATCGGGCGGTGGCCCGCAGTGTGGGCGACGAGGATTTCGTGACCGCGGCCCTGGTCGAGGAGCGTGGCGGCACGCTCACCATCGTCAACTGTGGACACCCGGCACCGCTGCTGTTGCGCCGCGGGCTGGTGATCCCGCTGGAGCCGCCGGCGCCGGCACCCCCGCTCGGGTTCATGCCGGAGGTCAAGGCGCGGGTCGAGCGGCTGGAGCCGGGTGACCGGCTGCTGCTGTTCACCGACGGTCTGGGGGAGGCGCGCCGGGAGGGCGAGTTCTTCCCGACCGCCGACCGTGCCTGGCGCCTGCTGGGCCACGGCACGGTCGGCGACGGGCTGGCGTCCCTGGAGACCGCGTTGGTCGACTGGGTGCGCGGCCGCCTGGAGGACGACATCGCTCTGGTCCTGCTGGAGTACGCGGGCCCGGACGCGGGCGCGTCGGTCCCGGTGCCGAGCTGGGAGGTCGGCGCCGCCGGCAGTTAG
- a CDS encoding acyl-CoA dehydrogenase, whose product MTHYQSNLRDLQFNLFEVFGADKAFGQAPFDEIDAETARDVLAEVNRLAREDLAASYADADRNPPVFDPATHTAPLPESFKKSYETFMASEFWRLDLPGTLGGTFAPRTLWWALAEQILGSNAPIWMYASGPSFAHVAHTEGTPEQQEWAKLFVEKQWGSTMVLTEPDAGSDVGAGRTRAIPQPDGSWHIEGVKRFITSGEHDLSDNIIHYVLARPVGVEGVGGPGTKGLSLFIVPKFHFDPQTGELGERNGVYATNVEHKMGLKVSNTCEMTFGEHGTPAKGWLLGDKHDGIRQMFMIIEYARMMVGTKAIATLSTGYLNALEYAKNRVQGADLVSNGDKAAPRVTITHHPDVRRSLMLQKSYSEALRALVIYTASWQDKVAIAEAAGDEKAAKIASKINDFLLPLVKGVGSERAYELLGHESLQTFGGSGFLQDYPLEQYVRDAKIDTLYEGTTAIQSLDLIFRKIVKDNGRALGTIATEIQTFIETEAGNGQLKDERLALGKALGEMQQILGTALGWLSAVQGGETRELYKIGLTSRRILLALGDVILAWLLLRQAEVALNALNGEVSEADKNFYTGKVAAARFFTREILPRIGSDRRIIENTTLDLMDLSEDVF is encoded by the coding sequence ATGACTCACTACCAGAGCAACCTTCGGGACCTCCAGTTCAACCTGTTCGAGGTCTTCGGAGCGGACAAGGCGTTCGGTCAGGCGCCGTTCGACGAGATCGACGCGGAGACGGCTCGTGACGTCCTCGCCGAGGTGAACCGGCTGGCCCGCGAGGACCTCGCGGCCAGCTACGCGGACGCCGACCGGAACCCTCCGGTATTCGACCCGGCGACGCACACCGCGCCGCTGCCGGAGTCCTTCAAGAAGTCGTACGAGACCTTCATGGCCTCCGAGTTCTGGCGGCTGGACCTGCCCGGCACGCTGGGCGGCACGTTCGCCCCGCGCACCCTGTGGTGGGCGCTGGCCGAGCAGATCCTCGGTTCCAACGCGCCGATCTGGATGTACGCGTCCGGCCCGTCGTTCGCCCACGTGGCGCACACCGAGGGCACGCCGGAGCAGCAGGAGTGGGCCAAGCTCTTCGTCGAGAAGCAGTGGGGCTCCACCATGGTGCTGACCGAGCCGGACGCCGGTTCGGACGTCGGCGCCGGCCGCACCCGGGCGATCCCGCAGCCGGACGGCTCGTGGCACATCGAGGGCGTCAAGCGCTTCATCACCTCGGGTGAGCACGACCTGAGCGACAACATCATCCACTACGTCCTGGCCCGCCCGGTGGGCGTCGAGGGCGTGGGCGGCCCGGGCACCAAGGGTCTGTCGCTGTTCATCGTGCCGAAGTTCCACTTCGACCCGCAGACCGGCGAGCTGGGCGAGCGCAACGGCGTGTACGCCACGAACGTCGAGCACAAGATGGGCCTCAAGGTCTCCAACACCTGTGAGATGACCTTCGGCGAGCACGGCACCCCGGCCAAGGGCTGGCTGCTGGGCGACAAGCACGACGGCATCCGTCAGATGTTCATGATCATCGAGTACGCCCGGATGATGGTCGGCACCAAGGCGATCGCCACCCTGTCGACCGGCTACCTGAACGCGCTGGAGTACGCGAAGAACCGCGTCCAGGGCGCCGACCTGGTCTCCAACGGTGACAAGGCGGCTCCGCGGGTGACCATCACCCACCACCCGGACGTGCGCCGCTCGCTGATGCTGCAGAAGTCGTACTCCGAGGCCCTGCGCGCGCTGGTCATCTACACCGCGTCGTGGCAGGACAAGGTCGCGATCGCCGAGGCGGCCGGCGACGAGAAGGCCGCGAAGATCGCGAGTAAGATCAACGACTTCCTGCTGCCGCTGGTCAAGGGCGTCGGCTCCGAGCGGGCGTACGAGCTGCTCGGCCACGAGTCGCTGCAGACCTTCGGTGGCTCCGGCTTCCTCCAGGACTACCCGCTGGAGCAGTACGTCCGGGACGCGAAGATCGACACCCTGTACGAGGGCACCACCGCGATCCAGAGCCTCGACCTGATCTTCCGCAAGATCGTCAAGGACAACGGCCGGGCGCTCGGCACCATCGCCACCGAGATCCAGACCTTCATCGAGACCGAGGCCGGCAACGGTCAGCTCAAGGACGAGCGGCTCGCGCTGGGCAAGGCCCTCGGCGAGATGCAGCAGATCCTCGGGACGGCGCTGGGCTGGCTCTCCGCGGTGCAGGGCGGCGAGACGCGCGAGCTCTACAAGATCGGTCTGACCTCGCGCCGGATCCTGCTCGCCCTCGGCGACGTGATCCTCGCCTGGCTGCTGCTGCGCCAGGCCGAGGTGGCGCTGAACGCGCTGAACGGCGAGGTCTCCGAGGCCGACAAGAACTTCTACACCGGCAAGGTGGCCGCGGCCCGCTTCTTCACCCGCGAGATCCTGCCCCGGATCGGCTCGGACCGCCGGATCATCGAGAACACCACCCTCGACCTCATGGACCTGTCCGAGGACGTGTTCTGA
- a CDS encoding histidine phosphatase family protein: MTLRTLILLRHAKAETPGEIADFDRSLTDRGMSDADAAGSWLVDERLHPDLVLCSPARRTRQTWQAASLALAQGNSSHGALSPEVHYEDQLYYGGRTEVFDLLRAVSDTVRTILLVGHNPTVSEVSALLVPDDQWDGVTVELKTSGLAVHTGEVPWASSSPGGMRLARRHTARG, translated from the coding sequence ATGACCTTGCGGACGCTGATCCTGCTACGCCACGCCAAAGCGGAGACTCCCGGCGAGATTGCTGATTTCGACCGGAGCCTGACCGATCGGGGCATGTCGGACGCGGACGCGGCCGGGTCCTGGTTGGTGGATGAGCGCCTGCACCCCGACCTGGTGCTCTGCTCACCGGCCAGGCGGACCCGGCAGACCTGGCAGGCCGCATCGCTCGCACTGGCCCAGGGAAACTCGTCGCACGGCGCGCTCTCGCCCGAGGTGCACTACGAGGACCAGCTCTACTATGGCGGGCGGACCGAGGTCTTCGACCTGCTCCGGGCGGTTTCGGACACGGTCCGGACGATCCTGCTGGTCGGCCACAACCCCACAGTGTCCGAAGTGTCCGCTCTGCTGGTCCCGGACGACCAGTGGGACGGTGTCACGGTCGAGCTGAAGACCTCGGGGCTGGCGGTACACACCGGCGAGGTGCCCTGGGCGTCGTCGTCGCCGGGTGGGATGCGGCTGGCCCGGCGGCACACCGCACGGGGATGA
- a CDS encoding DUF6458 family protein, producing MGIGASIFLLALGAILAFAVNADISGLDISVIGWILMAAGLVGLVTTLWFWNSRRRTVVTRTTGAPVAGPGYASEYREVRQDDVPPPPPPAYS from the coding sequence ATGGGCATCGGCGCAAGCATCTTCCTGCTCGCTCTGGGGGCGATCCTGGCGTTCGCCGTCAACGCGGACATCAGCGGCCTCGACATCAGCGTGATCGGCTGGATCCTGATGGCGGCCGGCCTGGTCGGCCTGGTCACCACCCTGTGGTTCTGGAACAGCCGCCGCCGCACCGTGGTCACCCGCACCACCGGCGCCCCGGTGGCCGGCCCCGGCTACGCCAGTGAGTACCGCGAGGTGCGCCAGGACGACGTCCCGCCGCCCCCGCCGCCGGCGTACAGCTGA